CTCGCCAGCCCGCGCACCGGCACCGCCtcccctctctccgccgccgtggcgccggGGGGCCCCGCCCCGTCCCCTGCATCCGCGGCGGTCTCCAGCGTCGGGGACCTCAgaagctccgccgcctcgcagATGGAGGCCCTCAAGCGCCGCCTCGACGAGCTCCACTCCCGCGCCCACACCGACCTCGacgcctccctctcccgcgcctCCAAGCGGTTCAAGGTGAGAGCCTCGTCTCGTGCACCTCTTTGCTACCATTTCGGCCGCGCTGATCGCTAGGGTTTCCCTTCCTTGGTGCGGTTTACGCCCCTCGGTGATCGTTATCGAGTATCGACTAGAACGTTTTCCTTGGTCCCTTACTTTACCTGATGCTTTAGAGCTTTATCCTGTGAGAAATGAGGATTTCCTAGCGTCTCTGTGTTGTTTCATATGGCTGCCTAATCTAGTATGGCGAGCAGAGTTTTGTTCCATTCTGTTGATCCGTGAGTATGTCTCGGTGCATCTGATGGATTATTTTTGAGGCGGGATTTTCTAAATGTTAGTTGGTGTTATTTGTCTATCAGATCCGAATCGGTATAATAGATATGCTCTGAAATCTGGATTGGTGTTTCATCGTGACAGCAAACTTTCATTTCTTAGATTCAGCGACAAGGGTGGGCATTTGAGCCCCCTGCAATTGTGTGTCATGTAAGCAAGGACGACTTGCAATGAGTTAGTAAGCCTGATTTGAAACTGTGTAATCCGGGACCTTGCAGGAGGGACCTTTGAGATATTAGATATTTGCTCATGGCATATGCATTTTCATGGATGTTCAGTTTAGTGGTTAAGGTGGCTAGAGGGCTGATCCCTTAGAATGATGCTGGATTGTTGGGCTAACTTACATGGGCTATGTTTCTAACCAGTGAAAATTTTATCATTCTAGGATGAAATAACACTGAAGGTATCATCCATTTGTGTTCAAAACTCTTAATACCAGCATGTCTGTGTATTTTGTTCATCCACAGCAGATGTCAACAAACAATGAAATATGATTAGATGCTCATAGATATCTGATAATCAGCCTTTGGAGTTCTGCAGAAAATTATAACTGCAATAAGAAAACTAATATGTTCAGATGATTTTCATGTACTCCCCTCACTGAAGATATGTTCAACTAAGCTAAATGCATTTGGAGTAACTTCTATTTTCTGTGCTTTTTGAGATAACACCGTGTGAGATTTCAATATCTTTTCAGATCCAGGACCACGCCTGTCAGCAGCTTACAGATGAAGTGGACAAGGAGTACAAGAAGATGTCTGACAGCATAAATGAAAATACAGAGATGATCAAGGTCAATTAAATCATTTGTTCACAATAGGGTTTTCAATTCCTTGTTTGAGCTAAAATTTATTCCCTTTTTCAGGCAAAGTACAAGCAGATCATGGCAGAGGCACAATCATCTACATCTCGTGGTATTAGATCCATCCTTGGAATTTCTTATCCACAATATTCACCTTAATTACACCCTTGCTTCCAACAATAAACTCATGACCTATGAACCGGcatgagtgaaaaaaaaagaacatgctgttttttgtttctttggTTTCAATGCTCTTGATGGTTGATTAGTTTCAAGTGGTCTGTTTCTAACAGAAAAGTATTTCTTGAACTTGAATTATGATCATGATTCTTGAATACAAATGTTAAAGGCTAGCTGATGATGATATATGCTATCTAAAGGGCATTGCTAGTTCATTCAAATTTGTGTCTATGGTTATTACTTCATTAATCCCCACGTTTGAAGTTATTGTAAGAAATGTATTATGTTCTGTAACCTCAACAGTTCTCATATGTTCCTAAAAATTAGTGTGCAAGGTGACAATCCCTGAAATGACGAAGTCTGTGGAGAAAGCTATCGATGGTCTGCGCAGCCGTTATAATATCTCAATGCCAGTATAGGTAGCAGTTCAAGCTCCACATACTACACTTCTGAGTAAGAACTACTTTgcacttttttttattgaaactaCTTTGCACTGTTTATCTGAACTATTATCTTTTCAACCTTGTATGACTGCTACTTCAATTGATACAAACTTGAAACTTGTATTTTAGTTCTCCACATGGATTGAGCTGTGACCTGTCCATTTTTAGAACCCATCCAAATAATGTCTGATTCTTGCAAGTTAAATCTGGGAAGTAGCATTAAAGTTTGTAGGGGTCTTAACTCTTTCAAATCTCATGGAGGGATAATAATGAATCTTTAATgttggcaatttttttttgtgatatcAACTTGAGGCCGGAAGTAATTCTTCCATAACCTAAAAGAGATGTTGCCGAAAGACGACATACATGTTCTTGGCAGTTCTACTGGCCTACTGGCTATGCTGCAGCTAGAATTTGGAGCTCGTTTGTGCAAAAGAACTGATGTCTTAGAAGTTAGAACTAGGGATTATATGTTCTCTTTATGGTTTAGGAGTTTTGCCGAACAAATGCATTCCTATTTATGGCATTCATGCACTGTTAAACTCATTCATCAGTATACAACTTACGATGGTCGAGAACACGCTAGTGTGTGTAGAAGTGAGTTATAAATTTCCCCCCTTTTCTTGAAGAGTAGATATTCTGGTAGATGTCCGGGAAATGCTCTATCAAGTGCATAAAAGACGCAGTTTTCATATACTGTTTCCAGTTTTACTTACACAAGCACATTGCATGCAACTAATCTAACATCTCATGATGCAATGTCTCCGAAACCTGACAGTTTGAACTTGTTTTCCTTGTCAGATAGGCATCTTCACTTGACGTGATCGTATGGACCGTGATTCCGTGAAGCCTTGCCTTCAGCATGGCGGTGGTCACTACTGTTTGGACATATGTAGATAAAAGGAGTACACAAACATCACGCCATTCATATTATCATATATAATCAAGAACATAGGGTGGTAGTTCATCAGTATAGAAAAGAGTATAGGTAGTTCATCAATTACCTTTCCTGCCTGCTTGTTTTGTGAAGCAGGTCGTACCTCCTGTTTTCATTTGCTAAACTGGTATGTCCTCTGACCAACTTCATTGTGTTCTCAAAACCAATGATATAAAGACTCGGTACATAGCACCTTTTCCAAAAGAGGAAATTAACTGAAGAGAACTTCTGCAGAGCTGGACGATCCTGTTTACCTGTTATGCTTCAATGCCAAGTTTGATACATTCCGTTGTTTTGTTGTAAATTCTATGCTGTTTTAGTTTGATCTGTTTTGTGGGATCAATGCGTCACTCCGCTGATTTTAACATAGTGATCAACGAGATACACGACGGATATAAACCAATTTGGACACGGACATTTGCCACATCTTTATTGTTTCGTCATTCGTCAATCAGGTTTCATGAGGCAACGCACAAGCATTTGGAAATGGAAAGAAAGAACTTAAGATGTGCTTAGCTGCGAGCAAGCCTTTTATCCTACCGAGCTGGATTCTGGAAGCATACAAGAGTATTGACAGATCCTGAAAATACAAGCAACCAAACATCAATGGGATCCTTTCGAGTTTCATGACTTTCAAAGCACAGCACGAGCACATTCCTGTTTGCAATACATCTTCTATTTTCATCAGAGAAATTCACTTTGTGCTGACAAGCTAGCGATGAAGCAGTGATGTGTTTACAAGGAAAGCTACTAAAAATAACCCTACCTTAGCCCTAGCAgtctagccttttttttttttgaggggattTAATCTCTAGCTTAGCAGAACCAAACATGCCCATGTGATGTCATCCCAAATAAAGCTGACCGGAATCACATTACAACAAGGTCTTAGCATAGGAACAATAAGCAAATCTGCATGTAAATATGATTCAGCAGAGCAGTTCATGTTCAGGAGTTCAATGGTTGCGGTGATGCTTCAGGCTTGATCAAGCTTCTGCAATCGAGATTTCGCCATGTCCAGTTGCTCTATGAAGCAGGAACAAGATGGAAGAACAGACAGGCATGTTAGCAACAGAAATTACTGGCATTAGCTATGCGGAATCGACCAAACGATGCAACGCAAATCGCCGTACTCTGCTCAGACGTGACCGCAGATTTGACGCTCTTGCGGAAGAAGAGGTTGCAGGTCTTCTGGTACACCGCCTGCATCATCCATCCAAGAAGAGTTTCAGAGCAGGAGACATGCCAACATAAATCTTTTGTCAGTTTTGATGTAGCAAGAGCAGCTAATGCTGGATTTCAGAGCAGGACAAATGCCAAACATGAATCTATTATCAGTTTGATCCAGCAAGGATAGCTAATTTTGAACTATTACCAGTAAATCTTGACCTAATTTGGTGCAGATATCGTGACATTTGCTGCCATTGGTGACCAAAGATCTAAAATAGTGAAAGCAACAAGCTTTCTTGCAAAATACTGTGCCACATCATCCAATAAATATGGGCCGCCCGATATCGGTTCCGGATGATGCAAGCCGTAGGATCCTTTGATTGGCGAAATTTCTTCTCCACCCTTCAGGAAACTTCTTTTCGCTAAAAAATCCTTCCATGTCCCTGAaaggtatgaaaaaaaaaaagtttgctcCGTCGACGCCTACGCTCCAGAGTGTAGAATCGCGATAGGCCGAGACACCGGCGACTAGTCcctactgccgccgccgcctccccacctCCTAGTCGCGGCCCTCCGCCCTCAGCCCCCAAGGCCCCGACGCCACCACTTCCTCCTCTTCTGTCACGCCTGATGGGTCGGCGGACCGCGAACATCAGCTCTCAGTAGCGACACAAGATGAGGAACAGGAAGCAAGGAACAAGAGTGGAGGCCAAATCACTAAGGGTTCTTCCCTCTACCAATGCTGCCTCTGTCTCCACTACCTCGTCCCTGCCCTCCACCCACGGATCGATCTAGCCACCGAATCCCGCCGCGGCAGGAGGCTGCCCCGCTCGCCACGATGAAACAGGGCGCCAGCTTCTACCGTATCTCCGAGGAGACGCACCGTATACTGCACCGCCTCGCCGGTAAGCTCTAGGGCATATAGCAAACTAGAGATGTTCTTGCTGATTGCCAAGAAGCTGCGTGAATTCCACCCAACAACGTTTCACTATAGCAGAGGCTGATGTACGCAACTTCGTCGATTCTTTGTCTCCATTAATGGCGAGAGCTGCCAAAGATCCTCTTCCGAAAATTAATTGCACAACACAATACTGCTTGAATCTAGGGGTGGATTGAGTAAGAACCACAAATCCAGTTTGTCAATAAAATTAGCATGTCCCTAATTTGTAAAATTATCAACTATAGACCACTTGACAGAAACAGTACCTCAACGCCATAGCTCAAATTAAAAATCAGCATCTACTTTTTTCCTTCACCATGATACATGGATAGTCCATTAAAAGAATGTAAACTTGCTGGTTGAAACAAAACTTTTGTTCTTCAAGAGCAGAAAGGTATTAGTAGATTACTCCTTTATTCACCTCCCAATAGTGCAGAAACAAGAAATCATAGCATATCTCCTCATTCTGCAAGATAAGGGGCTAAGGAGCCTGAGGAGTTCAGTTTGGAGCTATTTAGGTAATGAGATTGCAGTGCTTGACAATGCATTGTCAGGGATTGATCAGAGAGTAGAACTTTGCAATAATATGGTAATATTATGATATATGACAGGACCAGATATAGGATTTTAATTGTAATTGATTCAGTAGCTTTTCAATCCATACATATATTCTGAAATCAGGCAAACACTAGCTACGATACCAAATCAATGTCTCTGCATTTTCTTCTACATTTCCTCACAGCTAGCTTGCTTAAATTGTTTATATGTTTAACCACACCTATTGGATGTCTCATGATACTCATAATATAACCAAGAAAAACTCAGATAAAATATCATGCAATTTTGTCCTTGCATTTGCAACAAAATTTGAAGTTATTCAGATTAAAACGGTTAATTTTTAGCTAGGTTCATTCGGTTTCATATCAGCAGTAATCTTCAAACATCAGTCAATACTCTGATGGTACCATGGCTGCAATATGCTGATTAAAAATGGTTGTTTCCCCTGTCACTGAATTTTATCTGATGATTAACATGACCTGCATGACAACCTTCAGAATTTCTGAGCATAAATACGCCGCCTTCCTAAATAGTTGGAATGTGTATAGTTAAATGCTTCATTCACAATATGGGTTTTAATCATTATATAaatgcttttttttcttgatgggTATCTTAAGGACAGTCCTAAGAAGTCAAGTATAATCTAATTCATCTCAGATTATATGCGACATATTAATGTTCTAAATCTGAACTACTTTCGGCTTTATCTCCTTCAAAACGGAAGATGATGAGCTCTTTGCTATGCATATATAATATGAACTTGATATAGCACTGGTACAGGATGGTCTGAATCTACACAGAATAAGTGTTACAGTATTATTTTTCCTATTATTATTTTCCTGAATTAGTAAAAGTTGTTTTGTAGTCATTATTATATTTACTTTAAAAGTAGCATATTGGTTACAAGCAGCACAAATATGTTTTTCCATGTGAATGGATAAATGGGATGTAGGATTGTTTTGAGTTTATGTTGAACATGGGATTATACATTACAACATCAATTGTGTCATAAAATTTTTAACTATACTCCTAGGTAATGCATCAATAACGCTTAAtgatcaaaattcaaaacaaacCAACCTATTATAACATTTCCAGCATAAGAGTTTTCTTATATAGGGGGTTTAAAATGGGTATCCAAAGTCGCGCGTTGCGCGACCAGGTGGCTAGTTGATGTGAATTGTACAAGCACATAGTGAAGTGTACTTgggaagaggaagaaagggGAGGCTAACCCGGGAGGGAGGCAGGTTGTTGAGCTCGCCGATCGCCACCTCGTGCGCCCTAATCTTCACGGATCCAAACCAATTTCAATCCAACCAGAAAAAAAGTCTTAGCCTCACAAATCAAATCCCCAAGAACAAGAATCGATTGATTACACGCAGTGAGATCGCTGGTACGGTGAACCTACCTCTTTCATGAGCTGCACCTTCTTGTccacctccttcgccgccgccgccgccggtgtcgcCATGGGTGTCACTCTGCTGCTCTCCCTCGAGAAACCCTCGATTTGCAACGAGCGAAGAGAGAGACAAAGACGACTCGATGAAGCCCACAAGATGCAACGCGGCCCAAAGCCCGGCTCTCGTGAAGCCCAACAAGGCCCACTGTTGAGAGACCCCACGACGTTGGgtcccggcgcggcggcgcctccgactcgccgtcgccggtgttGGGTCGCGACGGCGttctctcccgccgccgccgccggtgacctcgCGCCCCCACCCGATACTCCCCGGCCGCTCGGCTCGTGGACCAGATCGACAATGTCGCCTGAGAAGCCAACCCTACGGCTACAGCCACCCTGACATGAGGGCGAGCGCCCGGGAGAacggaggaggaaaaagaaaacctCCGatcccggcggcggaggagatcaGCGTCAGGGGCGGTGTCGTTTCGATGGCCGACGGgccccgcgcgcgcggccgcgccctcgccgcctcgccggccgacAGTCCCTGCTCGCGCCGAAGCCGCGCCTCGGCCACCCCCGCGCCGGCGCGCGCACTCCTACCCCCAGCCGCCGGCTGCCCGCCGCAGTGCCggcgtgccgcgccgccgtgtcCCCTCGCGTTGTGGAGGCTAGGATTAGGGGATGGGGAGAGAAACGGATGGCACTTGCGGGCTGCCGAGCTGAGgcatgaggaggagaggtggaggcCCTGGAGGGGAGTGTGCACGAGTGGGCCGGCGACTAATGGGCCAGGAAAGATGAAGAAGGCCTAGGAAGAGCAGTTTGATTGCTTATTGTGTTGTTGggggtttcttttcttttttttaatactccctccatctacttatactagtaatcgtgcacgtgcaatgcacgttTTTCATAAAATATATCATAGGAGTACATTGAAAGTTTGGAAACTATAACtaccaaaaataatttattcaaccaaaatttataaaatatatctcATGTGTAactgtaaaaaatatataaccaaCATTATCATTACTTGTAAACATGGGCGTGACTGTCTGTTTTGTACAAATTTTGATAGGAGGTAACAAAATAGAACCGAAGCCAAAGGCAATACAGTAGCCACCTTTTTCTCTACAGCTGCTCCACTGCGTGATCTCGTCAAAAAAGAATTTGTCGATAATTCGCTAAATTGACCATCCCTCTTTCTTGAAGTTTCTATTGTTTCGTTCCATCCAACGCCACACcacccggggggggggggcatgggGACGTCAAATTCCCCAACAGACAAGCAAGAAGAGGGTCCTGAGCCCTTTGCTTTGCATCTTATCTGATAAAGTCTTGTGACACCACCATTCCAATACTGAACAGGCTGAAGGAGGGCTAGCTGAAGAAACTTCAGTCAAGCACAGGCTTATTCTTGCCCGGATGGCTTGAACTAATCTACTCTTCATGAACAACTGATGAGATGTCTCAAGGTTCGATGCATAGGGGACAAAACTAATTATTTTGCAATTCTAAGTTATAAACAACAACAGTCCATAGGCGATTCTAAGCTAGGAGACAAGCAAAAGATTAATTTACACCTCAAAGTCAAAGGGGCCTGACTTCCAAACAGGTTGCATCAAATCTTATCTGATCAATACCTTAAAATCAAATTGCCATGTAGATGCCTAATTCTGACCATCGCCATGAGTTCCTTTAATTAGTGACAATGTCACCCCTTCCAGCAAGCAGCGTCAAATACCAAAATATTCCGTTAAGAACCCCATTGATAGGTCATGCCAAACATCATCTATCCAATGATTGTCAACCGACGCATCTTGTACTGCTATGTTGTTTCAAAAATGCATGAATAATTATTGCCCTATTGTTTTTAAATTGCACAAAAAGTGTAGCATTATATGCAGTTGGAACAATGTTGAGTGTTTCCCAAGAAATATGAAATCCCAAGAACACTTATCCTTGAATGCCAGGTTTAAcctatagacaaaaaaaaaatctcaaggCACCAGTCACCACTGCTAATAACATAAAAGCAATGTTATGGAATGTTCCTACCAGCAAGTCATTACATTATAGATGCATGGCCCGCAGAAATAAGCATTAATAACATTGTTACAGGAAAAGAAATAGCAGCACAATCTTGTATAATCAGTAACATACCAAAGTAATGAGAGcgagaaaagaaaaattatcCACATAAAGGAGAGATGTACCTGATTTTTCTGTATTATTGACAACAAGATCTATAGACAAATGGTAACTTTAGTTTGTATGCTTGTAGAAATCAAATACTAAACTGCAaaaagaagatttttttttggtagacAAACTTACCTTACCTGTATTCATCAGTGCATTCATTTTGCTGAAACTTAAAATATGCCTTAACTTATGGtattcttaaaaaataaaaagcatgTTCTCCTCCTCAAGTATCATAG
The window above is part of the Oryza sativa Japonica Group chromosome 7, ASM3414082v1 genome. Proteins encoded here:
- the LOC107276075 gene encoding uncharacterized protein encodes the protein MARPRATTAAASRPRRASTKPKAHSFLSPVAPPPPSARARARAGPSSPSSSSPSTPTAAGLSFLSSPGSSASPNPAPRSRSSRRSPLASPRTGTASPLSAAVAPGGPAPSPASAAVSSVGDLRSSAASQMEALKRRLDELHSRAHTDLDASLSRASKRFKIQDHACQQLTDEVDKEYKKMSDSINENTEMIKAKYKQIMAEAQSSTSRVCKVTIPEMTKSVEKAIDGLRSRYNISMPV
- the LOC4343134 gene encoding uncharacterized protein, encoding MATPAAAAAKEVDKKVQLMKEIRAHEVAIGELNNLPPSRAVYQKTCNLFFRKSVKSAVTSEQKQLDMAKSRLQKLDQA